From the Pseudarthrobacter sp. MM222 genome, one window contains:
- a CDS encoding amino acid ABC transporter ATP-binding protein: MSTTASAPADTLQEGAPADTALHNPPGSTPGESTRGLVEITKVRKSFGAVEVLKGITLTVEPGGVAVIVGPSGSGKSTLLRTINHLEKVDGGFIAIDGTLVGYEIRGNTLHELREKEVLKQRTEIGMVFQNFNLFPHLTALENVTEAPVVAPRAGKPRLSKAEARERGLELLDRVGLKDRAGAYPRQLSGGQQQRVAIARALALDPKILLFDEPTSALDPELVNEVLDVIRELATSGTTLIIVTHEMGFARDVADTVVFMDQGQIVEQGSPQDIFTRPQEERTRSFFSKVIEPAFNI; the protein is encoded by the coding sequence ATGAGCACCACAGCCTCCGCCCCCGCCGACACCCTCCAAGAGGGTGCTCCCGCCGACACCGCCCTCCACAACCCGCCCGGATCTACCCCGGGCGAGTCCACCCGCGGGCTGGTGGAAATCACCAAGGTCCGGAAGTCCTTCGGCGCGGTAGAAGTACTCAAAGGCATCACGCTGACCGTGGAGCCCGGCGGGGTGGCCGTGATCGTGGGGCCCTCCGGGTCCGGCAAGTCCACCCTCCTGCGCACCATCAACCACCTGGAAAAAGTCGACGGCGGCTTCATCGCAATCGACGGCACGCTGGTGGGCTACGAGATCCGGGGCAACACGCTCCATGAACTCCGCGAGAAGGAGGTCCTGAAACAGCGCACCGAGATCGGCATGGTGTTCCAGAACTTCAACCTCTTCCCGCACCTGACCGCGCTGGAAAACGTGACCGAAGCCCCCGTCGTCGCGCCGCGCGCCGGCAAACCGCGCCTCTCCAAGGCCGAAGCCCGCGAGCGCGGCCTGGAACTGCTGGACCGCGTGGGCCTGAAAGACCGGGCGGGCGCCTACCCGCGCCAGCTCTCCGGCGGCCAGCAGCAGCGCGTGGCGATTGCCCGGGCCCTGGCCCTGGACCCCAAAATCCTGCTCTTTGACGAGCCCACTTCCGCCCTGGACCCGGAACTGGTCAACGAGGTCCTCGACGTCATCCGCGAACTCGCCACGTCCGGGACCACCCTGATTATCGTCACGCACGAGATGGGCTTCGCCCGCGACGTTGCGGACACCGTGGTGTTCATGGACCAGGGCCAGATCGTGGAACAGGGCAGCCCGCAGGACATCTTCACCCGCCCGCAGGAAGAACGCACCCGCAGCTTCTTCTCCAAGGTGATCGAACCCGCTTTCAACATCTAA
- a CDS encoding amino acid ABC transporter permease: protein MSPITTTATQSAPEPAVTDTRAGAAPAIDSSTVGGTDGTDGTGGARPGLRGPATDYADYRVVAARHPWRWVGTAVVALGVAAVAWSLATNPRWEWGVVAQWFTAKSIVDGLLETLKLTAISGILGFVLGFILALMRLSASPLLVSVSWTFSWIFRSTPLLVQMLLWYNLGYLYEKISLGIPFTDVRFFEVQTTTLISQFAAAVLGLTLNQAAYSAEIIRGGILSVDQGQLEAAAALGIPAWRRSTRIVLPQAMRAILPTAFNEIIGLVKGTSIVYVLAYSELFYTVQVIYNRTQQVLPLLLVATLWYVVITSVLSVFQYYIERHYSKGAVRTLPLTPLQKVKKFLSTHATPATSRGKGTR, encoded by the coding sequence ATGAGCCCGATAACAACCACGGCGACGCAGTCCGCACCCGAACCTGCGGTGACAGACACCCGGGCGGGTGCTGCGCCGGCCATCGACAGCAGCACCGTCGGCGGCACGGACGGCACCGACGGCACCGGCGGAGCACGCCCGGGTCTCCGCGGGCCCGCCACCGACTACGCCGACTATCGGGTGGTTGCGGCCCGGCATCCTTGGCGCTGGGTGGGCACGGCCGTCGTCGCCCTCGGTGTGGCCGCCGTCGCCTGGTCCCTCGCCACCAACCCGCGCTGGGAATGGGGCGTCGTGGCGCAGTGGTTCACGGCGAAGTCAATTGTGGACGGCCTGCTGGAGACGCTGAAGCTGACCGCCATCTCCGGAATCCTGGGCTTTGTGCTGGGGTTCATCCTGGCGCTCATGCGGCTCTCCGCGTCGCCGCTGCTGGTGTCCGTGTCCTGGACGTTCTCCTGGATCTTCCGCTCCACGCCGTTGCTGGTGCAGATGCTGCTCTGGTACAACCTCGGCTACCTCTACGAGAAGATCAGCCTCGGCATCCCTTTTACCGATGTCCGCTTTTTCGAGGTCCAGACCACCACCCTGATCAGCCAGTTCGCGGCAGCCGTCCTCGGCCTGACGCTGAACCAGGCGGCCTACTCGGCCGAGATCATCCGTGGAGGCATCCTCTCCGTGGACCAGGGCCAGCTGGAAGCCGCCGCGGCCCTCGGCATCCCGGCCTGGCGGCGCTCCACCCGGATCGTCCTGCCCCAGGCGATGCGCGCCATCCTGCCCACAGCCTTCAACGAAATCATCGGCCTCGTCAAGGGCACCTCGATCGTTTACGTGCTGGCCTACTCCGAACTCTTCTACACCGTCCAGGTGATCTACAACCGCACCCAGCAGGTCCTGCCGCTGCTGCTCGTGGCGACCCTCTGGTACGTCGTGATCACGTCGGTCCTGAGCGTTTTCCAGTACTACATCGAGCGGCACTACTCCAAGGGCGCGGTCCGCACCCTGCCGCTGACGCCGTTGCAGAAGGTCAAGAAGTTCCTGTCCACCCACGCCACCCCGGCCACCAGCCGAGGGAAGGGAACCCGATGA
- a CDS encoding FAD/NAD(P)-binding protein: protein MPAKLPSVVFVGGGPRTAGILERLAANRAELFSGGLDVHVVEPHTAGSGRIWRYEQHPGLMLNSAAADVTMFTDASVQCEGPAAEGPALADWAAGVLDGSIPDVPEFTAALRDQLKELSGATFPTRQLQSCYLEWFFRRAVAQLAPDAAVTVHRDTAVAVEPATPAGTGVPARGEGEAAYTVRLATGASLRADVVVSALGHTDSLPGAESAAWAEFAARRGGFHAPPSYTTDVDYSAIRAGQDVIVSGMGLAFVDLLVLLMEGRGGRFEDAPDGGLRYLPSGAEPRIWAGSRRGVPYHSKISSALRGEPAGSPRFFTAGEVEALLSEHGELDFRTQLWPLIAKDAGYGYYRELFTGYPDRVSATWDQFAGRFAAVDWYSPERRQLVCETVPDPGLHLDLEHLDHPFGSRSFTGADDVQEAVTAYIETDLRLRTSPDHSETLALFTALLKVYMELGRLVPPERLNSRSQQHVHGWWHGFFSFVDSGPPPRRLREMLALHRAGVLRFLGPGLEVTADEASGLFVATSAAAGSTLTATAFIEARLPAPSVAGSTNPLLRQLHRAGIGAGQELLSADGLHATGRLLVSEHNELLNPVGERQPRLFGVGPGTSGWGAGAFARPGTNAAPFRENDALARRILTILAGDHSGQPAPETSSETAPETTSESASPAAAGGKARP from the coding sequence ATGCCCGCGAAACTGCCCTCCGTCGTCTTTGTCGGCGGCGGCCCCCGCACCGCCGGCATTCTGGAGCGTCTGGCCGCCAACCGGGCTGAGCTTTTCAGCGGCGGCCTGGACGTCCACGTCGTCGAGCCCCACACTGCCGGCTCGGGACGGATCTGGCGCTACGAACAGCACCCCGGGCTGATGCTCAACTCGGCCGCGGCGGACGTCACCATGTTCACCGACGCCTCGGTGCAGTGCGAGGGCCCCGCAGCGGAGGGGCCCGCGCTCGCCGACTGGGCCGCCGGAGTGCTGGACGGGTCCATTCCTGACGTTCCGGAGTTCACCGCGGCGCTGCGGGATCAGCTGAAGGAACTCTCCGGCGCCACGTTCCCCACCAGGCAGCTCCAGAGCTGCTATCTCGAATGGTTCTTCCGTCGCGCCGTGGCGCAGCTCGCCCCGGATGCCGCCGTCACCGTCCACCGGGACACTGCCGTCGCCGTCGAGCCGGCAACACCGGCGGGAACCGGAGTGCCGGCACGTGGCGAGGGAGAGGCGGCCTACACCGTGCGGCTGGCCACGGGCGCGTCGTTGCGGGCCGACGTCGTGGTCTCCGCGCTCGGGCACACGGACTCGTTGCCCGGGGCGGAATCCGCGGCCTGGGCAGAATTCGCCGCCCGCCGCGGGGGATTCCACGCCCCGCCCAGCTACACCACCGACGTCGACTACTCCGCGATCCGCGCCGGTCAGGACGTGATCGTCTCCGGCATGGGGCTGGCGTTCGTGGACCTGCTGGTCCTGCTGATGGAAGGCCGGGGCGGGCGCTTCGAGGACGCTCCGGACGGCGGCCTGCGCTACCTCCCGTCCGGTGCCGAGCCCCGGATCTGGGCGGGCTCGCGGCGGGGCGTGCCCTACCACTCGAAGATCTCTTCCGCCCTGCGGGGCGAACCGGCCGGGTCGCCGCGGTTCTTCACCGCCGGGGAGGTTGAGGCGCTCCTGTCCGAACATGGCGAACTCGATTTCCGCACCCAGCTCTGGCCGCTGATCGCCAAGGACGCCGGGTACGGCTACTACCGGGAGCTCTTCACGGGCTATCCGGACCGAGTCAGCGCTACCTGGGACCAGTTCGCCGGGCGTTTCGCCGCGGTGGATTGGTACAGCCCGGAACGCCGCCAGTTGGTTTGTGAGACTGTCCCGGATCCGGGGCTGCACCTGGACCTCGAGCACCTGGACCACCCCTTCGGCAGCCGCAGCTTCACCGGCGCGGACGACGTTCAGGAGGCCGTCACCGCCTACATCGAAACGGATCTGCGGTTGCGCACCAGCCCGGACCATTCCGAAACCCTGGCCCTGTTTACGGCGCTGCTCAAGGTCTACATGGAGCTGGGCCGGCTGGTCCCGCCGGAACGGCTGAACTCCCGCTCCCAGCAGCACGTCCACGGCTGGTGGCACGGCTTCTTCAGCTTCGTGGATTCCGGCCCGCCGCCGCGCCGCCTGCGGGAGATGCTGGCGCTGCACCGGGCCGGCGTCCTGCGCTTCCTTGGCCCCGGGCTGGAAGTGACGGCGGACGAGGCCTCCGGCCTGTTCGTCGCCACCTCGGCTGCCGCCGGCAGCACCCTAACGGCCACCGCGTTCATCGAGGCCAGGCTGCCCGCACCGTCCGTCGCCGGCTCGACCAACCCGCTCCTGCGCCAGCTGCACCGGGCCGGGATCGGCGCCGGCCAGGAACTGCTCAGCGCCGATGGCCTGCACGCAACCGGGCGGCTGCTCGTCTCAGAGCACAACGAGCTGCTCAACCCGGTGGGGGAGCGCCAGCCGCGGCTGTTCGGCGTCGGCCCGGGAACCTCGGGGTGGGGGGCAGGGGCGTTCGCCCGGCCCGGCACCAACGCGGCGCCGTTCCGCGAAAACGACGCCCTGGCCCGGCGTATCCTGACGATCCTCGCCGGCGATCACTCCGGCCAGCCGGCACCCGAAACATCGTCTGAAACCGCACCCGAAACCACGTCCGAATCCGCGTCGCCGGCGGCCGCCGGCGGAAAGGCCCGACCATGA
- a CDS encoding GNAT family N-acetyltransferase: MNSATARAAAPLRPAELTVLNLPMSDPRVRPLLDELAVEYDTRYGNLFGRGAAAEELNRYPACEFAGPGGALLIVQEGGESVAGGAFRRRDPQTAEFKRIWTHSGHRRRGLARFVLAELEVLAARRGYRGIYLTTGPRQPEAKHLYLSSGYEPQFDLSADPETIGPLAFTKNLHQDSAGGPTG, encoded by the coding sequence ATGAACTCTGCAACTGCCCGCGCAGCAGCGCCGTTGCGTCCTGCCGAGCTGACCGTCCTCAACCTGCCGATGAGCGATCCCCGCGTGCGGCCGCTCCTGGACGAACTGGCCGTCGAATACGACACCCGGTACGGCAATCTCTTCGGCCGGGGAGCCGCCGCGGAGGAGCTCAACCGGTACCCGGCCTGCGAATTCGCGGGCCCCGGCGGCGCGTTGCTGATCGTGCAGGAGGGCGGTGAATCCGTGGCCGGCGGCGCGTTCCGCCGGCGAGATCCGCAGACTGCTGAATTCAAGCGGATCTGGACCCACTCCGGCCACCGCCGCCGCGGACTGGCCCGGTTTGTGCTCGCTGAGCTCGAGGTGCTGGCGGCCCGGCGCGGCTATCGGGGGATCTACCTGACCACCGGGCCCCGCCAGCCCGAGGCAAAGCACCTGTACCTCAGCTCCGGCTACGAGCCCCAGTTCGACCTGTCCGCCGATCCGGAAACCATCGGTCCGCTGGCCTTCACCAAGAACTTGCACCAGGATTCCGCAGGAGGCCCCACCGGCTAA
- a CDS encoding LacI family DNA-binding transcriptional regulator gives MAEAAGVSLTTVSYVLSGRGGGTTRISQPTQDRVHAAARELGYVPNRAARGMRRGRTDLVAVAVTDLEDDWDRELASAAAGILPRYGYQPVVLVGDSWRPFMLSGGADGVILGSVPADRSPADLETMAELVTRGVAQLVFSNTLDIDGVDVLPPETPGPDGAGPLFELAVATLAGRLRA, from the coding sequence GTGGCGGAGGCAGCAGGGGTGTCCCTGACCACCGTCTCCTACGTGCTCTCGGGCCGGGGCGGCGGGACCACCCGGATCAGCCAGCCCACCCAGGACCGCGTCCACGCCGCAGCCCGCGAACTCGGCTACGTGCCCAACCGGGCCGCCCGCGGCATGCGCCGCGGGCGGACGGACCTCGTGGCCGTCGCCGTCACAGACCTCGAGGACGACTGGGACCGGGAGCTGGCTTCCGCCGCAGCAGGGATCCTCCCCCGGTACGGGTACCAGCCGGTGGTTCTTGTGGGTGACAGCTGGCGGCCGTTCATGCTTTCCGGCGGGGCCGACGGCGTCATCCTCGGCTCCGTGCCTGCCGACCGGAGCCCCGCCGACCTCGAGACAATGGCCGAACTTGTCACACGGGGCGTGGCCCAGCTGGTCTTCTCAAACACTTTGGACATCGACGGCGTCGACGTCCTCCCGCCGGAAACTCCTGGTCCGGACGGGGCCGGCCCGCTTTTCGAGCTGGCCGTCGCCACCCTGGCCGGGCGGCTGCGCGCCTGA
- a CDS encoding bile acid:sodium symporter family protein, whose amino-acid sequence MLEATKTPQSTPKTRADAAPVNPAHAAEAKIARIAVTVFPLLVVVAGVAGYLLPDAFKPLGPGVPYLLGIIMFCMGLTLTPPDFASVAKRPWAVVLGIVAHYVIMPGAGWLIAVALNLSPELAVGLILVGCAPSGTASNVMAFLAKGDVALSVAVASVSTLIAPVVTPLLVLFLAGSYLQIDAGGMVLDIVKTVLLPVIVGLLARLFLKKFVAKVLPVLPWASAVVISLIVAIVVAGSASKIVAAGGIVFLAVVLHNGFGLGLGYLAGKLGRLDDKARRALAFEVGMQNSGLAATLATAHFSPLTALPSAVFSLWHNISGAIVAAWLARRPLRDA is encoded by the coding sequence ATGCTTGAGGCAACCAAAACCCCACAGTCCACCCCGAAGACCCGTGCCGACGCGGCCCCGGTCAATCCCGCCCACGCCGCCGAGGCCAAAATCGCCAGGATCGCCGTTACGGTTTTCCCGCTGCTGGTTGTCGTGGCCGGAGTCGCGGGCTACCTGCTGCCGGACGCCTTCAAGCCGCTGGGCCCCGGCGTGCCGTACCTGCTGGGCATCATCATGTTCTGCATGGGCCTGACCCTGACGCCGCCGGACTTCGCCTCCGTGGCCAAACGCCCCTGGGCCGTGGTCCTCGGCATCGTGGCGCACTACGTCATCATGCCCGGGGCCGGCTGGCTGATCGCCGTCGCCCTGAACCTGTCACCTGAACTGGCCGTCGGCCTGATCCTGGTCGGCTGCGCCCCCTCGGGCACTGCCTCCAACGTGATGGCCTTCCTGGCCAAGGGCGACGTCGCCCTCTCCGTTGCCGTCGCTTCGGTGTCCACCCTGATCGCCCCGGTGGTGACGCCGCTGCTGGTGCTTTTCCTGGCCGGGTCCTACCTGCAGATCGACGCCGGGGGAATGGTCCTGGACATCGTCAAGACGGTCCTGCTGCCGGTAATCGTCGGCCTGTTGGCCCGCCTGTTCCTCAAGAAGTTCGTCGCCAAGGTGCTGCCGGTCCTGCCCTGGGCCTCCGCCGTCGTGATCTCGCTGATCGTGGCGATCGTGGTGGCCGGCAGCGCTAGCAAGATCGTTGCCGCCGGCGGAATCGTGTTCCTCGCGGTGGTGCTGCACAACGGCTTCGGCCTGGGCCTTGGGTACCTGGCCGGCAAGCTGGGCCGCCTGGACGACAAGGCCCGCCGGGCGCTGGCGTTCGAGGTCGGCATGCAGAACTCGGGCCTGGCCGCGACGCTGGCCACGGCGCACTTCAGCCCGCTGACCGCGCTGCCCTCCGCTGTATTCTCGCTCTGGCACAACATCTCCGGCGCGATCGTCGCTGCCTGGTTGGCGCGGCGCCCGCTGCGCGACGCCTAA
- a CDS encoding SulP family inorganic anion transporter: protein MAAKPAVVPAPTPEQLQSVRGALQSPRRLKTEVLGGLVVALALIPEAIAFSIIAGVDPRIGLFASFTMAVTIAFVGGRPAMISAATGAVALVIAPLVRSHGLDYLVAAVILAGILQILLGLAGVARLMRFIPRSVMVGFVNALAILVFLSQVPELIGVPWLVYPLTALGLLIVFGLPRLTTAVPAPLVAIVVLTLITVLAALAVPTVGDKGALPESLPVLFVPNVPFTLETLQVIFPFALATACVGLLESLMTAKLVDDVTDTRSSKTREAWGQGVANVVTGCFGGMGGCAMIGQTMINVKASGARTRISTFLAGVFLLILVVVLGDIVSLIPMAALVAVMIFVSVATFNWHSIRPATLKALPKSETLVMVATVTGVVTTHNLAIGVGVGVLVAMVLFARRVAHFVTVERTVTEVDGVRLATYRVNGELFFASSNELYTRFDYALDPQRVVIDLHASHLWDASTIAALDAITEKYRNHGKEVRIVGLNDASVQMRERLAGKLGS, encoded by the coding sequence ATGGCCGCCAAACCCGCCGTCGTCCCCGCCCCCACCCCCGAACAGCTGCAGTCGGTCCGCGGCGCCCTCCAGTCCCCGCGCCGGCTGAAGACCGAGGTCCTCGGCGGGCTCGTCGTCGCGCTGGCCTTGATCCCGGAGGCAATCGCCTTCTCGATCATCGCCGGCGTCGACCCCCGGATCGGGCTCTTCGCCTCCTTCACGATGGCCGTCACCATCGCCTTCGTCGGCGGGCGTCCGGCGATGATCTCTGCCGCCACCGGCGCCGTCGCGCTGGTGATCGCGCCGCTGGTGAGATCGCACGGGCTGGACTACCTCGTGGCCGCGGTGATCCTGGCCGGCATCCTGCAGATTCTCCTGGGCCTCGCCGGGGTGGCGAGGCTCATGCGCTTCATCCCGCGGTCGGTCATGGTCGGGTTCGTCAACGCCCTGGCCATCCTCGTCTTCCTCTCCCAGGTCCCCGAGCTGATCGGCGTCCCCTGGCTGGTTTATCCGCTCACCGCACTGGGCCTGCTGATCGTCTTCGGGCTGCCGCGGCTCACCACGGCAGTCCCCGCGCCACTCGTTGCCATCGTGGTCCTGACGCTCATCACGGTGCTGGCCGCCCTCGCCGTCCCTACGGTGGGGGACAAAGGGGCGCTGCCGGAGTCCCTGCCGGTCCTGTTCGTGCCCAACGTTCCGTTCACCCTGGAGACGCTGCAGGTCATCTTTCCATTCGCCCTGGCCACGGCCTGCGTCGGCCTGCTCGAATCGCTCATGACAGCCAAACTCGTGGACGACGTCACGGACACCCGCTCCTCCAAGACGCGGGAGGCTTGGGGCCAGGGCGTGGCGAACGTCGTGACCGGCTGCTTCGGCGGGATGGGCGGCTGCGCGATGATCGGCCAGACCATGATCAACGTCAAAGCCTCCGGCGCCCGGACCCGGATCTCCACGTTCCTGGCCGGCGTCTTCCTCCTCATCCTCGTGGTGGTCCTTGGCGATATCGTGTCGCTGATCCCGATGGCCGCGCTCGTGGCTGTGATGATCTTCGTCTCGGTCGCCACCTTCAACTGGCACAGCATCCGTCCCGCCACGCTGAAGGCCCTGCCCAAGAGCGAAACCCTGGTCATGGTCGCCACCGTGACCGGCGTCGTGACCACGCACAACCTGGCGATCGGCGTCGGCGTCGGAGTGCTGGTGGCGATGGTGCTGTTCGCCCGGCGCGTCGCCCACTTCGTCACCGTGGAGCGCACCGTGACCGAGGTCGACGGCGTCCGGCTCGCCACGTACCGCGTGAACGGCGAGCTCTTCTTCGCCTCCTCGAACGAGCTGTACACCCGGTTCGACTACGCCCTGGACCCGCAGCGGGTGGTCATCGACCTACATGCCTCGCATCTCTGGGATGCCTCGACCATTGCCGCGCTGGATGCCATCACGGAGAAGTACCGGAACCACGGCAAAGAGGTCAGGATCGTCGGGCTCAACGACGCGAGCGTCCAGATGCGCGAACGCCTCGCCGGCAAGCTCGGTTCCTAG
- a CDS encoding DUF4287 domain-containing protein, with protein sequence MSFQAYLNAIEDKTGLTPRALLEIAQQKGYDAPSVEAGEILDWLKDEYGLGRGHGMALVHVIKKGPDIGTKHVGTTGAHSDESETLWLDGRATKPLL encoded by the coding sequence ATGTCATTCCAGGCCTACCTCAACGCGATCGAGGATAAGACCGGGCTCACGCCTCGCGCGCTCCTCGAGATTGCACAGCAAAAGGGCTACGACGCTCCGTCCGTGGAAGCGGGCGAGATCCTCGACTGGCTGAAGGACGAATACGGGCTGGGCCGCGGCCATGGCATGGCGCTGGTCCACGTCATCAAGAAAGGACCCGACATCGGCACCAAGCATGTCGGTACCACGGGCGCGCACAGCGACGAGTCGGAGACGCTGTGGCTCGACGGCAGAGCCACGAAGCCTCTGCTGTAA
- a CDS encoding protein-tyrosine phosphatase family protein, which produces MTQMWEPGQAGVLSLPSGRLIRGRGLLAPFPGGPRPEFGLYLLGRRPRPVDWEFRWVRWPDLRLPADNADARDALEEAWRRAESERVEVACWGGRGRTGTALACIAVLDGVPPAEAVDYVRQHYRRGAVETPWQRAYVSRFPGFPGGQG; this is translated from the coding sequence ATGACGCAGATGTGGGAGCCGGGCCAGGCCGGCGTGCTCAGTCTTCCCTCCGGACGGCTCATCCGCGGCCGGGGGCTGTTGGCGCCTTTTCCGGGCGGCCCGCGGCCCGAGTTCGGGCTGTACCTGCTGGGCCGGCGGCCGCGTCCGGTGGACTGGGAGTTCCGCTGGGTCCGCTGGCCCGATCTGCGTCTGCCTGCGGATAATGCGGATGCCCGGGATGCTCTCGAGGAAGCCTGGCGCCGCGCCGAATCGGAGCGGGTAGAGGTTGCCTGTTGGGGCGGCCGCGGCCGGACCGGCACCGCCCTCGCCTGCATCGCCGTCCTCGATGGCGTTCCCCCGGCGGAGGCTGTCGACTACGTGCGGCAGCACTACCGCCGCGGAGCCGTGGAAACGCCGTGGCAACGGGCCTACGTCAGCCGCTTCCCCGGCTTCCCCGGCGGGCAGGGGTGA
- a CDS encoding DUF1540 domain-containing protein: MTTHVADCSVSNCSFNDHSHCNAAAITVGGTEDHASCATFIDTGTHGGLPKVLADVGACQRAECTHNDHLMCKAPEVHVGPGADNADCLTYAHR; encoded by the coding sequence ATGACAACGCACGTCGCAGACTGCAGTGTTTCCAACTGTTCCTTCAACGACCACTCGCATTGCAACGCCGCAGCCATCACGGTCGGCGGCACCGAAGACCATGCATCCTGCGCCACCTTCATCGACACCGGCACCCACGGCGGCCTGCCCAAGGTTCTCGCCGACGTCGGGGCGTGCCAGCGCGCCGAATGCACCCACAACGACCACCTGATGTGCAAGGCTCCGGAGGTACACGTCGGCCCGGGCGCGGATAACGCCGACTGCCTCACCTACGCACACCGCTAG
- a CDS encoding GTP pyrophosphokinase yields MASNWERLDPSLRESVQENVELYERLRPALKLVTREVLLALRTMLKGTEVTPLFVTGRTKTVESFREKISRIEEPLEPGGPPVLKFPDPFRTLNDMVGVRVITKLPAENAAVANLIKRQRQLFDCRGDREKDIGSIESGTYGYSSRHLILRTIQNEAVKAYQQLFNPDVPPNGSYFFECQIRTVFAHAWSEIEHDIRFKAEDPRAWTPHFDRQFTATAAMLETVEGAFSDLHDRYEEVRSYWDMDGEGAAQLTPNRIRDVWRTLLPHVDRKVDDDWGWAAELMAAHGLNQTVQLAGLLSANRITEVRKALDHRYSPGPDRLLDDLLLWQYGTQHIDLTAEAADVVPHPRRDSLLRRLKQLERYRLTQA; encoded by the coding sequence ATGGCGAGCAACTGGGAACGGCTGGACCCGAGCCTGCGCGAATCCGTGCAGGAAAACGTGGAACTCTACGAGCGGCTCCGCCCTGCCCTGAAGCTAGTCACCCGGGAGGTCCTGCTCGCCCTGCGCACAATGCTCAAGGGCACCGAGGTGACGCCGCTGTTCGTTACCGGCCGCACCAAGACCGTGGAGTCCTTCCGGGAGAAGATCTCCCGGATCGAGGAACCCCTTGAGCCGGGCGGCCCGCCGGTGCTGAAGTTCCCGGACCCGTTCCGGACGCTGAACGACATGGTGGGCGTGCGCGTCATCACCAAGCTGCCCGCCGAAAACGCCGCGGTGGCCAACCTGATCAAGCGCCAGCGCCAGCTCTTCGACTGCCGCGGCGACCGTGAAAAGGACATCGGTTCGATCGAATCCGGCACCTACGGCTACTCCAGCCGGCACCTGATCCTGCGGACCATCCAGAACGAGGCCGTCAAGGCCTACCAGCAGCTCTTCAACCCGGACGTCCCGCCGAACGGCAGCTACTTCTTTGAGTGCCAGATCCGCACCGTGTTCGCGCACGCCTGGAGCGAGATCGAGCATGACATCCGCTTCAAGGCCGAGGACCCCCGCGCTTGGACGCCGCATTTCGACCGGCAGTTCACGGCCACGGCGGCGATGCTGGAGACCGTGGAGGGCGCCTTTTCCGACCTTCACGACCGCTACGAGGAGGTCCGTAGCTACTGGGACATGGACGGTGAAGGTGCCGCCCAGCTCACCCCGAACCGGATCCGGGACGTCTGGCGGACCCTGCTGCCGCATGTGGACCGGAAGGTCGACGACGACTGGGGCTGGGCCGCCGAACTGATGGCCGCGCACGGTCTCAACCAGACCGTTCAGCTCGCCGGGCTGCTGAGCGCCAACCGGATCACCGAGGTCCGTAAGGCCCTCGACCACCGCTACTCCCCCGGCCCGGACCGGCTCCTCGACGACCTGCTGCTTTGGCAGTACGGCACCCAGCACATCGACCTCACCGCAGAAGCCGCCGACGTCGTCCCTCACCCCCGCCGGGACAGCCTGCTCCGGCGGCTCAAGCAACTCGAACGGTACCGGCTGACCCAGGCGTAG
- a CDS encoding alpha/beta hydrolase, with protein MKRHKYSYGDSPSQWGELFLPDVAAPKGIVVVIHGGYWRSQYGAELGEPLAKDLAAHGMAAWNIEYRRAGNGGGWPNTFSDVLAGIDKLRDVAGEHGLGLDRVVALGHSAGGHLAVWAAGRDRLGQIGAPDADRQLLRKDDGAVRLTGVVSQSGVLNLAAAERLNLSNGAVSNLLGGSSEKYPKRHKYADPMSAVPLNIPVYAVHGTEDDTVPVSQSETYVAAAKAAGAPVQLLRIPGDHFALIDPKAAAYRKCRELVQSLLA; from the coding sequence GTGAAGCGGCACAAGTACAGCTATGGCGACTCCCCGAGCCAGTGGGGAGAGCTTTTCCTGCCGGACGTGGCAGCACCCAAGGGCATTGTGGTCGTCATTCATGGCGGGTACTGGCGTTCCCAGTACGGCGCGGAACTCGGTGAACCGCTGGCCAAGGACCTCGCGGCCCACGGCATGGCAGCGTGGAACATCGAATATCGCCGCGCAGGCAACGGCGGCGGTTGGCCTAACACTTTCTCCGACGTGCTCGCCGGGATCGACAAGCTGCGGGACGTTGCGGGCGAGCACGGGCTGGGGCTGGATCGCGTCGTCGCCTTGGGCCATTCGGCCGGTGGACACCTTGCCGTCTGGGCCGCCGGTCGTGACCGGCTCGGCCAGATCGGTGCGCCGGATGCGGACCGCCAGCTGCTCCGGAAAGACGACGGCGCGGTGCGTCTCACCGGCGTCGTAAGCCAGTCGGGCGTATTGAACCTTGCCGCCGCCGAGAGGCTGAACCTGAGTAACGGGGCGGTCAGCAACCTGCTGGGCGGATCCTCCGAGAAATACCCCAAACGGCATAAATATGCGGATCCGATGAGCGCGGTCCCGTTGAACATCCCCGTCTACGCGGTCCACGGAACCGAAGATGACACGGTCCCTGTGAGCCAGTCGGAGACCTACGTGGCAGCAGCCAAAGCAGCGGGAGCGCCGGTCCAGCTCCTCAGAATTCCTGGCGACCATTTCGCGCTCATCGACCCCAAGGCCGCCGCGTACCGGAAGTGCCGCGAGCTGGTGCAGTCGCTGCTGGCCTGA